One segment of Deltaproteobacteria bacterium DNA contains the following:
- a CDS encoding serine/threonine-protein kinase, protein MSAAPALPRDFGGYRLDKVLGTGAITTAFLATERASGARVVLKQIHKYLLEQQEEVDLFVSEAQVLAALDHPNIGRILDVGLVEDVPYLSLEFISGRDLTEVLLKRERMEKRPLPLPLCLHVGRSVARALSHAHLRKDDQGRSLRIVHRDVSPNNVILCFDGGVKLVDFGIARSSLRATRTAVGMIRGTPGYMSPEQLRADLVDGRSDVFVLGALIYRMIAGRPAFPVEAGNLESYRRPLTEEAPPLHLVRPDVPEALSLLIAEAMRKDIIERLESAEALARGLEVIAREHDAEGSPEQVADLLAWLFPEAAELSEQVEEEGLAGGEARARGEALSYVRDDPGVALPDFGDADSSESTQASERPITFVEVTDPGPVGGATAEEGVTVDEEAFGGSLDDTFLDRLPPELLLARGPPTVDAPPPHMTPAATPALPSPDAAPVAVKRFGVTTARREELAAGARRRSLFGAVGIVLGLVALAVLAGYLF, encoded by the coding sequence ATGTCAGCGGCCCCGGCGCTCCCCCGCGACTTCGGCGGCTACCGGCTGGACAAGGTCCTCGGGACCGGGGCGATCACCACCGCCTTCCTCGCGACCGAGCGCGCGAGCGGCGCGCGGGTGGTCCTCAAGCAGATCCACAAGTACCTCCTCGAGCAGCAGGAGGAGGTCGATCTCTTCGTCTCCGAGGCGCAGGTGCTCGCCGCCCTCGACCACCCGAACATCGGTCGCATCCTCGACGTGGGGCTGGTGGAGGACGTGCCCTACCTCTCCCTCGAGTTCATCTCGGGGCGAGACCTCACCGAGGTGCTGCTCAAGCGCGAGCGGATGGAGAAGCGGCCGCTGCCCCTGCCGCTCTGCCTCCACGTCGGGCGCTCGGTGGCCCGGGCGCTCTCCCACGCCCACCTGCGGAAGGACGACCAGGGTCGGAGCCTGCGGATCGTCCACCGGGACGTCTCACCCAACAACGTCATCCTCTGCTTCGACGGGGGCGTGAAGCTGGTCGACTTCGGCATCGCGCGCTCCAGCCTGCGCGCGACCCGCACCGCGGTGGGGATGATCCGGGGGACGCCGGGCTACATGTCCCCGGAGCAGCTGCGGGCGGACCTCGTCGATGGCCGCTCGGACGTCTTCGTCCTCGGCGCGCTGATCTACCGGATGATCGCCGGCCGCCCGGCCTTCCCGGTGGAGGCGGGCAACCTCGAGTCCTACCGACGGCCGCTCACCGAGGAGGCGCCGCCCCTCCACCTGGTGCGGCCCGACGTGCCGGAGGCCCTCTCGCTGCTGATCGCCGAGGCGATGCGCAAGGACATCATCGAGCGCCTCGAGAGCGCCGAGGCCCTGGCCCGTGGCCTGGAGGTCATCGCCCGGGAGCACGACGCCGAGGGCAGCCCGGAGCAGGTCGCCGATCTGCTGGCGTGGCTCTTCCCCGAGGCCGCCGAGCTCTCGGAGCAGGTCGAGGAGGAGGGGCTGGCCGGCGGGGAGGCCCGAGCCCGAGGCGAGGCCCTCTCCTACGTGCGCGACGATCCCGGGGTCGCGCTTCCGGACTTCGGCGACGCCGACTCCAGCGAGTCGACTCAGGCCTCCGAGCGGCCGATCACCTTCGTCGAGGTGACCGACCCGGGGCCGGTGGGCGGGGCCACGGCCGAGGAGGGCGTCACCGTCGACGAGGAGGCCTTCGGGGGCAGCCTCGACGACACCTTCCTCGACCGACTCCCCCCCGAGCTCCTCCTGGCCCGGGGCCCGCCGACGGTGGACGCGCCGCCGCCCCACATGACCCCGGCGGCCACCCCGGCGCTGCCCTCACCGGACGCGGCGCCGGTGGCGGTGAAGCGCTTCGGGGTCACCACCGCGCGGCGCGAGGAGCTCGCGGCGGGCGCTCGCCGCCGCTCCCTGTTTGGCGCCGTCGGCATCGTCCTCGGCCTGGTCGCCCTGGCCGTGCTGGCCGGCTACCTCTTCTGA
- a CDS encoding methylmalonyl-CoA mutase family protein: MAGEKHAPLEALKNAEARWREETYEPARRKNAERRESFETLSGLPLEPVSTPADWPPPAFLEKLGFPGEYPFTRGVQPTMYRGRHWTMRQYAGFGTAKESNARYRYLLEQGTTGLSVAFDLPTQMGRDSDHERARGEVGRVGVAIDSVEDLGVLLDQIPLDTVSTSMTINSTAAYLLAAYQVQGERTGVAPERLRGTIQNDVLKEYMARGTYIYPPGPALRIITDVFSYAARSLPAFNTISISGYHIREAGSTAVQEVAFTLADAIAYVEAAQKAGLEVDTFAPRLSFFFNVHNDFLEEIAKFRAARRLWARIMKDRFGAKDPRSQMLRFHSQTAGATLTAQQPEVNVVRVALQTLAAVLGGTQSLHTNSLDEALALPTEHTARIALRTQQVVAHESGVTSLIDPLGGAPAIELLTDRIEAEAEALIARIDGLGGMVEAIAAGWPQQEIQESAYRYQLSVDRGDRKIVGVNAFVDEDETARMDLLRVDPALEAEQCEALARLRSERDGAAAGKALQAVERAARGDENLLPPILEAVRARCTLGEVSDALREVFGEYQEVPVL; encoded by the coding sequence ATGGCAGGCGAGAAGCACGCACCCCTGGAAGCCCTGAAGAACGCCGAGGCCCGCTGGCGGGAAGAGACCTACGAGCCCGCGCGGCGCAAGAACGCCGAGCGGCGGGAGTCCTTCGAGACACTCTCGGGCTTGCCCCTGGAGCCGGTCTCCACCCCCGCCGACTGGCCGCCGCCGGCCTTCCTCGAGAAGCTGGGCTTCCCGGGGGAGTACCCCTTCACCCGCGGCGTGCAGCCGACCATGTACCGGGGCCGGCACTGGACCATGCGGCAGTACGCCGGCTTCGGCACCGCCAAGGAGTCGAACGCGCGCTACCGCTACCTGCTGGAGCAGGGGACCACCGGCCTCTCGGTGGCCTTCGACCTGCCCACCCAGATGGGCCGCGACTCCGATCACGAGCGCGCCCGGGGCGAGGTCGGCCGGGTGGGGGTGGCGATCGACTCGGTGGAGGACCTCGGCGTCCTCCTCGACCAGATCCCCCTGGACACGGTCTCGACCTCGATGACCATCAACTCCACCGCGGCCTACCTCCTGGCGGCCTACCAGGTGCAGGGGGAGCGCACCGGCGTCGCGCCCGAGCGCCTGCGAGGGACGATCCAGAACGACGTCCTCAAGGAGTACATGGCGAGGGGCACCTACATCTATCCGCCGGGGCCGGCGCTCCGGATCATCACCGACGTCTTTTCTTATGCGGCTAGAAGCTTGCCAGCCTTCAACACCATCAGCATCAGCGGCTACCACATCCGGGAGGCCGGCTCGACGGCGGTCCAGGAGGTGGCCTTCACCCTCGCCGACGCGATCGCCTACGTCGAGGCGGCGCAGAAGGCCGGGCTCGAGGTCGACACCTTCGCCCCGCGCCTCTCGTTCTTCTTCAACGTCCACAACGACTTCCTCGAGGAGATCGCCAAGTTCCGGGCGGCCCGGCGCCTCTGGGCCCGGATCATGAAGGATCGCTTCGGCGCGAAGGACCCGCGCTCCCAGATGCTGCGCTTCCACAGCCAGACGGCCGGGGCGACCCTGACCGCCCAGCAGCCCGAGGTGAACGTGGTGCGGGTGGCCCTGCAGACCCTGGCCGCGGTCCTCGGCGGCACCCAGTCCCTGCACACCAACTCCCTCGACGAGGCGCTGGCCCTGCCCACCGAGCACACCGCCCGGATCGCCCTGCGCACCCAGCAGGTGGTGGCCCACGAGTCGGGCGTGACCTCCCTCATCGATCCCCTCGGCGGCGCGCCGGCGATCGAGCTGCTCACCGATCGGATCGAGGCCGAGGCCGAGGCGCTGATCGCCAGGATCGACGGCCTCGGCGGCATGGTCGAGGCCATCGCCGCCGGCTGGCCGCAGCAGGAGATCCAGGAGTCCGCCTACCGCTACCAGCTCTCGGTCGATCGGGGCGATCGCAAGATCGTCGGGGTGAACGCCTTCGTGGACGAGGACGAGACGGCCCGCATGGATCTCCTCCGCGTCGATCCGGCCCTCGAGGCCGAGCAGTGCGAGGCCCTCGCCCGGCTGCGCTCCGAGCGCGACGGCGCGGCGGCCGGCAAGGCGCTGCAGGCCGTCGAGCGCGCGGCCCGCGGCGACGAGAACCTCCTGCCGCCGATCCTCGAGGCGGTGCGCGCGCGCTGCACCCTCGGCGAGGTGAGCGACGCGCTCCGGGAGGTCTTCGGCGAGTACCAGGAGGTCCCGGTCCTCTGA
- a CDS encoding response regulator, with protein MIVDDMRTVRMLLPAYFVGRDYVFFEAESGEVALQNIPSFQPDLLITDVHMPGMSGFELCRAAREIPSFSDLPAMLITGDPDLDGLAARHGLNELAALIAKPLDPEEVRGLVSEMLGEFAD; from the coding sequence ATGATCGTCGACGATATGCGGACCGTCCGCATGTTGTTGCCGGCCTATTTCGTCGGAAGGGACTACGTCTTCTTCGAGGCGGAGTCGGGCGAGGTGGCGTTGCAGAACATCCCCTCCTTCCAGCCCGATCTCCTGATCACCGACGTGCACATGCCGGGGATGAGCGGCTTCGAGCTCTGCCGGGCCGCCCGGGAGATCCCGAGCTTCTCGGACCTGCCGGCGATGCTGATCACCGGTGATCCGGATCTGGATGGCCTCGCCGCCCGCCACGGGCTCAACGAGCTCGCGGCGCTGATCGCCAAGCCCCTCGACCCGGAGGAGGTCCGCGGCCTCGTCTCCGAGATGCTCGGCGAGTTCGCCGACTGA
- a CDS encoding SDR family NAD(P)-dependent oxidoreductase, protein MATQHELVIGITPFERPDPGLVRALEKAGALGVLDLGRDPEAARVALAELERWGRPFGVRIPEGVEAPALPENCKTVLLPATDDPQRHRGRRVLVQVGSVREAHRALAGGADGLIAKGAESGGRVGKVSAYVLLQRLLRVSDRPVWVQGGIGIHTAAGAYAGGAAGVVIDSQLALVKESTLPEGVKQALRGIDGSETARIGDIRVFARPDIPLAELGTRLPASLGGDDLQKQLLPLGQEAALAAGLAARHPTAGALVSAIRDAVGGHLHQARSLGSLAPGGPLARAHGIEVPVAQGPMTRVSDVAAFADDVSAAGALPFLALALLPRERAMALLQETAERMGDRPWGVGILGFVDEAIRKAHLEAILAARPTAALIGGGRPAQARQLEAEGIATYLHVPSPGLLDLFLREGARRFIFEGRECGGHVGPRSSFTLWEQQLTRLLDFDAPEELHIFFAGGIHDARSAAMVATLAAPLAARGAKIGILMGTAYLFTEEAVRSGAIVQGFQEAAIECEETVLLETSPGHASRCMETHYVDTFQEARVQLEAESKTPKEIWAALESLNLGRLRIASKGIRREGDALLDVEPETQRREGMYMLGQVAALRAEPTTLAELHREVSVGTQRYLEGLRIPERKRRAIPPADVAIVGMASIFPGAPDLPRYWSNVVLGVDSVTEVPASRWNQELYYDPDSQDGQRTPSKWGGFLSPIDFDPLAFGIPPNSLAAIEPVQLLALEVARRALIDAGYGERDFDRERTSVIFGAEAGTDLSAAYGFRNLYRQYLGELPEALDRALPSLTEDSFPGVLANVIAGRIANRLDLGGVNYTVDAACASSLAALDLACKELTAHTSDFVLCGGADLHNAIGDYLLFASTHALSPTGRCRTFDAKADGIALGEGVAVVALKRLADAERDGDRIYAVVKSVAGSSDGRSLGLTAPRKEGQKRALDRAYHRAGLSPAQIGLTEAHGTGTVVGDRTELGTLTETYSAAGVLPGTITLGSVKSNIGHTKCAAGLAGLIKVALSLHHRTLPPTLHIEKPNPAWEPGASPFVFRREAAPWPGREHAASVSAFGFGGTNFHAILAAHEDPSAPPAPGLIEWPAELFLFRDPEDLGRLAAVLEQGEPWCLRELAAALNARGDAGAPVQLAIVASTPSELKEKLVGARAGMAGDGIYPAEGHELAGGKLAFLFPGQGSQRPGMLAELFVAFPWLQSLLDLDLELARTIYPPAAFDPEAAKRQRRAVTDTRVAQPALGLVDLAAFRLLGSLQLDPAMVAGHSYGELAALCAAGALEPEDLLELSRARAEAILEAAESSEDPGTMAAVGASADVVAAALAGNDEVTLANYNAPKQTVIAGTEAAIERAVEKLGADGLAARRIPVACAFHSPIVAGASEILGRYLETVSLKTPSLPVYSNTEAAPHADDPGTIRRLLAEHVARPVRFLDEIEAMYEDGARVFVEVGPGRVLTDLTGKILGDRPHLAVSLEQPGRDGLTGLLHTLGRLAAAGVAFDPAPLFAGREGRPLDLESPAALTSPAAWKVDGHRAVPRRGEPPVHGLQVVEQPLGVGPGAGLGLGGPTGERGEVMVEYLRGVRTLAAAQRDVLLTFLGGTPPAAGPVIETTASPSAPAERAALEAVSAPAPSGAPPEERDPAEVLMQIVSERTGYPESMLELDLDLEADLSIDSIKRVEIIGLLAEQLGLGGGSDDERDRLVEELSRVKTLRGILEWLEEQLRKDEEAPAASEEEAPAPEIPEATLRFVFEVADAPPLERRGSSLAGQTFVLHGGDDTLRGVLRRRLEGAGAHVRVATDPLRIDAGDRLVLLDPLLRDGEARQSHRLFALADMARKALGASARAVIAATTLGPGFGRESSGDLLPAAGVAGLFKTIAREWPEARVRAVHLDPRDDAETKAEHLLSEAMAQDDIAEVGWFGGKRQVLRVVESPRPGKGEASFSLPEGSVVLLTGGARGITARVALALARKGVRLILVGRSAAPAAPENEALRGATTAVELRRKVVELELASSPAEVERICRTLLGERALRATFAALKTTGASFEYETCDVRDRSAFGRLIDSVYERHGRIDLVIHGAGVLDDRLLRDKDAEGFQRVVDTKVEGALTLEAHLKPDIGQVVFFGSVSGAFGNRGQADYAAANDVLDKLATSMNRRLEGRVLSIDWGPWGGGEGMIDATLEKEYARRGIGLIAPEDGVRCLLEELAREDDGPQVLYLRSDPERFD, encoded by the coding sequence ATGGCCACGCAACACGAGCTCGTCATCGGCATCACGCCCTTCGAACGCCCCGACCCCGGTCTGGTCCGGGCACTGGAGAAGGCCGGCGCCCTCGGAGTGCTGGACCTGGGGCGCGATCCCGAGGCGGCCCGGGTGGCCCTGGCGGAGCTGGAGCGCTGGGGGCGGCCCTTCGGCGTGCGGATCCCCGAGGGGGTCGAGGCCCCCGCCCTGCCCGAGAACTGCAAGACCGTCCTGCTCCCCGCGACCGACGATCCGCAGCGCCACCGCGGCCGGCGGGTGCTCGTGCAGGTGGGGTCGGTGCGCGAGGCGCACCGGGCCCTCGCCGGCGGCGCCGACGGGCTGATCGCCAAGGGCGCGGAGAGCGGCGGCCGGGTCGGCAAGGTCAGCGCCTACGTCCTCCTCCAGCGCCTCCTGCGGGTCTCGGACCGGCCGGTCTGGGTGCAGGGGGGGATCGGGATCCACACCGCGGCCGGTGCCTACGCCGGTGGCGCCGCCGGCGTCGTGATCGACAGCCAGCTGGCCCTGGTGAAGGAGAGCACCCTCCCGGAAGGGGTGAAGCAGGCGCTGCGCGGCATCGACGGGAGCGAGACCGCGCGCATCGGGGACATCCGGGTCTTCGCCCGGCCCGACATCCCGCTGGCCGAGCTCGGCACGCGGCTGCCGGCCTCCCTCGGCGGGGACGATCTGCAGAAGCAGCTCTTGCCCCTGGGACAGGAGGCGGCGCTGGCCGCCGGCCTGGCCGCCCGGCACCCGACCGCCGGGGCGCTGGTGAGCGCGATCCGCGACGCGGTGGGGGGGCACCTCCACCAGGCACGCTCCCTGGGCTCGCTCGCGCCGGGGGGGCCGCTGGCGCGGGCCCACGGCATCGAGGTGCCGGTGGCGCAGGGCCCGATGACCCGGGTGAGCGACGTGGCGGCCTTCGCCGACGACGTCTCCGCCGCGGGCGCCCTGCCCTTCCTCGCCCTCGCCCTCCTGCCCCGCGAGCGCGCGATGGCCCTCCTCCAGGAGACGGCGGAGCGGATGGGCGATCGCCCCTGGGGCGTCGGCATCCTCGGCTTCGTCGACGAGGCCATCCGCAAGGCCCACCTCGAGGCGATCCTCGCCGCCCGCCCGACCGCCGCCCTGATCGGGGGGGGCCGCCCCGCCCAGGCCCGCCAGCTCGAGGCCGAGGGCATCGCCACCTACCTCCACGTCCCCTCGCCGGGCCTCCTCGATCTCTTCCTGCGGGAGGGCGCCCGCCGCTTCATCTTCGAGGGACGGGAGTGCGGGGGCCACGTGGGGCCTCGCTCCTCCTTCACCCTCTGGGAGCAGCAGCTCACGCGGCTGCTCGACTTCGACGCCCCGGAGGAGCTGCACATCTTCTTCGCCGGCGGCATCCACGACGCCCGCTCGGCCGCGATGGTCGCCACCCTCGCCGCGCCCCTGGCGGCCCGGGGCGCGAAGATCGGCATCCTCATGGGTACCGCCTACCTCTTCACCGAGGAGGCGGTGCGGAGCGGCGCCATCGTCCAGGGCTTCCAGGAAGCCGCCATCGAGTGCGAGGAGACCGTCCTCCTCGAGACCTCTCCCGGCCACGCCTCCCGCTGCATGGAGACCCACTACGTCGACACCTTCCAGGAGGCGCGGGTGCAGCTGGAGGCCGAGAGCAAGACCCCGAAGGAGATCTGGGCGGCCCTCGAGTCGCTCAACCTCGGCCGGCTGCGCATCGCCTCCAAGGGCATCCGCCGGGAGGGCGACGCCCTCCTCGATGTCGAGCCCGAGACCCAGCGGCGCGAGGGCATGTACATGCTCGGCCAGGTGGCCGCGCTGCGGGCCGAGCCCACCACCCTGGCCGAGCTGCACCGCGAGGTGAGCGTCGGCACCCAGCGCTACCTCGAGGGCCTGCGGATCCCCGAGCGGAAGCGCCGGGCGATCCCGCCCGCCGACGTCGCCATCGTCGGCATGGCGTCCATCTTCCCGGGCGCACCCGACCTGCCCCGCTACTGGTCCAACGTCGTGCTGGGCGTCGACAGCGTGACCGAGGTCCCCGCCTCGCGCTGGAACCAGGAGCTCTATTACGACCCCGACTCCCAGGACGGGCAGAGGACGCCCTCGAAGTGGGGTGGCTTCCTCTCGCCCATCGACTTCGATCCACTGGCCTTCGGCATCCCCCCCAACAGCCTGGCCGCCATCGAGCCGGTGCAGCTCCTGGCCCTGGAGGTCGCCCGCCGGGCGCTGATCGACGCCGGCTACGGCGAGCGCGACTTCGATCGCGAGCGCACCTCGGTGATCTTCGGCGCCGAAGCCGGCACCGATCTCTCGGCGGCCTACGGCTTCCGCAACCTCTACCGTCAGTACCTCGGCGAGCTGCCCGAGGCCCTCGATCGCGCGCTGCCCTCCCTCACCGAGGACTCCTTCCCGGGGGTGCTGGCCAACGTCATCGCCGGCCGCATCGCCAACCGCCTGGATCTCGGGGGCGTGAACTACACGGTCGACGCCGCCTGCGCCTCCTCCCTGGCCGCCCTCGACCTCGCCTGCAAGGAGCTGACGGCGCACACCTCGGACTTCGTCCTCTGCGGCGGCGCGGATCTGCACAACGCCATCGGTGACTACCTGCTCTTCGCCTCCACCCACGCCCTCTCGCCGACCGGGCGCTGCCGCACCTTCGACGCGAAGGCGGACGGCATCGCCCTGGGTGAGGGCGTCGCGGTGGTGGCCCTCAAGCGCCTGGCCGACGCCGAGCGCGACGGCGACCGGATCTACGCCGTGGTCAAGAGCGTGGCGGGCTCCTCGGACGGCCGCTCGCTGGGGCTCACCGCGCCCCGCAAGGAGGGGCAGAAGCGCGCCCTCGATCGCGCCTACCACCGGGCCGGGCTCTCGCCGGCGCAGATCGGGCTCACCGAGGCCCACGGCACCGGCACGGTCGTCGGGGATCGCACCGAGCTGGGCACCCTCACCGAGACCTACTCCGCCGCCGGCGTCCTGCCGGGCACCATCACCCTGGGCTCGGTGAAGTCGAACATCGGCCACACCAAGTGCGCGGCGGGCCTGGCCGGCCTGATCAAGGTCGCCCTCTCCCTCCACCACCGCACCCTGCCCCCCACCCTGCACATCGAGAAGCCCAACCCGGCCTGGGAGCCCGGCGCCAGCCCCTTCGTCTTCCGACGGGAGGCCGCGCCCTGGCCGGGCCGGGAGCACGCCGCCTCGGTCTCGGCCTTCGGCTTCGGCGGGACGAACTTCCACGCCATCCTCGCCGCCCACGAGGACCCCTCGGCGCCGCCTGCGCCGGGCCTGATCGAGTGGCCGGCCGAGCTCTTCCTCTTCCGGGATCCCGAGGACCTCGGGCGGCTGGCCGCCGTCCTCGAGCAGGGCGAGCCCTGGTGCCTGCGGGAGCTGGCCGCCGCGCTGAACGCGCGCGGCGACGCCGGTGCGCCAGTGCAGCTGGCGATCGTCGCCTCCACCCCGAGCGAGCTGAAGGAGAAGCTGGTCGGCGCCCGCGCCGGGATGGCCGGCGACGGGATCTACCCGGCCGAGGGCCACGAGCTCGCCGGCGGGAAGCTCGCCTTCCTCTTCCCCGGGCAGGGCTCCCAGCGCCCGGGGATGCTGGCCGAGCTCTTCGTCGCCTTCCCCTGGCTGCAGTCTCTCCTCGACCTCGACCTCGAGCTGGCCCGGACCATCTACCCTCCCGCGGCCTTCGACCCCGAGGCCGCCAAGCGGCAGCGCCGGGCCGTCACCGACACCCGGGTGGCGCAGCCCGCCCTCGGCCTGGTCGACCTCGCGGCCTTCCGCCTGCTCGGCTCCCTGCAGCTCGACCCCGCGATGGTGGCCGGACACAGCTACGGTGAGCTCGCCGCCCTCTGCGCCGCCGGCGCCCTCGAGCCCGAGGATCTGCTCGAGCTCTCGCGGGCCCGCGCCGAGGCCATCCTCGAGGCCGCCGAGAGCTCCGAGGATCCCGGGACCATGGCGGCGGTGGGCGCCAGCGCCGACGTCGTCGCCGCCGCCCTCGCCGGCAACGACGAGGTCACCCTCGCGAACTACAACGCCCCCAAGCAGACGGTGATCGCGGGCACCGAGGCCGCCATCGAGCGGGCGGTGGAGAAGCTCGGCGCCGACGGCCTGGCCGCCCGGCGGATCCCGGTGGCCTGCGCCTTCCACTCTCCCATCGTCGCCGGCGCCTCCGAGATCCTGGGCCGCTACCTGGAGACCGTCTCCCTGAAGACCCCCTCGCTGCCGGTCTACAGCAACACCGAGGCCGCCCCGCACGCCGATGATCCTGGCACCATCCGTCGGCTGCTCGCCGAGCACGTGGCCCGGCCGGTGCGCTTCCTCGACGAGATCGAGGCGATGTACGAGGACGGCGCGCGGGTCTTCGTCGAGGTCGGCCCCGGGCGGGTGCTCACCGACCTGACCGGCAAGATCCTCGGTGACCGCCCCCACCTGGCGGTGAGCCTGGAGCAGCCGGGACGCGACGGCCTCACCGGCCTGCTCCACACCCTGGGCCGCCTCGCCGCCGCCGGCGTCGCCTTCGATCCGGCGCCCCTCTTCGCCGGCCGGGAGGGCCGGCCCCTCGACCTCGAGTCGCCCGCCGCCCTCACCTCGCCGGCCGCCTGGAAGGTGGACGGTCACCGCGCCGTGCCGCGACGGGGCGAGCCGCCGGTCCACGGTCTGCAGGTGGTCGAGCAGCCCCTCGGCGTCGGACCGGGCGCCGGCCTGGGGCTGGGAGGCCCGACCGGTGAGCGCGGCGAGGTGATGGTGGAGTACCTGCGCGGGGTGCGGACCCTGGCCGCGGCCCAGCGCGACGTGCTCCTGACCTTCCTCGGCGGCACCCCGCCAGCAGCGGGCCCGGTGATCGAGACCACGGCCAGCCCGAGCGCCCCCGCCGAGCGCGCCGCCCTCGAGGCGGTGAGCGCCCCGGCGCCCTCCGGCGCCCCACCCGAGGAGAGGGATCCCGCCGAGGTGCTGATGCAGATCGTCAGCGAGCGCACCGGCTATCCCGAGTCGATGCTCGAGCTGGACCTCGACCTGGAGGCGGACCTCTCGATCGACTCGATCAAGCGGGTGGAGATCATCGGCCTGCTGGCCGAGCAGCTGGGCCTGGGCGGCGGCTCGGACGACGAGCGCGACCGCCTGGTCGAGGAGCTCTCCCGGGTGAAGACCCTCCGCGGGATCCTCGAGTGGCTGGAGGAGCAGCTCCGCAAGGACGAGGAGGCCCCGGCCGCGTCCGAGGAGGAGGCGCCGGCGCCCGAGATCCCGGAGGCGACCCTGCGCTTCGTCTTCGAGGTCGCCGACGCCCCGCCCCTCGAGCGCCGCGGGAGCTCGCTGGCCGGCCAGACCTTCGTGCTCCACGGCGGCGACGACACCCTCCGGGGCGTCCTGCGCCGCCGGCTGGAGGGAGCGGGCGCGCACGTGCGCGTCGCCACCGATCCGCTGCGCATCGACGCCGGCGATCGGCTGGTGCTCCTCGATCCGCTCTTGCGCGACGGTGAGGCGCGGCAGAGCCACCGCCTCTTCGCGCTGGCGGACATGGCCCGCAAGGCCCTGGGTGCCAGCGCCCGGGCCGTGATCGCGGCCACCACCCTCGGCCCCGGCTTCGGGCGGGAGAGCAGCGGCGACCTGCTGCCGGCCGCCGGCGTCGCCGGCCTCTTCAAGACCATCGCCCGGGAGTGGCCCGAGGCGCGGGTCCGCGCCGTGCACCTCGATCCCCGGGACGACGCCGAGACCAAGGCCGAGCATCTCCTCTCCGAGGCCATGGCCCAGGATGACATCGCCGAGGTCGGCTGGTTCGGCGGAAAGCGGCAGGTCCTCCGGGTGGTCGAGTCCCCCCGGCCGGGCAAGGGCGAGGCGAGCTTCTCCCTCCCCGAGGGCTCGGTCGTGCTCCTCACCGGCGGCGCCCGGGGCATCACCGCCCGGGTCGCCCTGGCCCTGGCGAGGAAGGGCGTGCGGCTGATCCTGGTGGGACGCAGCGCCGCCCCGGCCGCTCCGGAGAACGAGGCCCTGCGCGGCGCCACCACCGCCGTCGAGCTGCGCCGGAAGGTGGTCGAGCTGGAGCTCGCCTCCAGCCCGGCCGAGGTCGAGCGCATCTGCCGGACCCTCCTCGGTGAGCGGGCGCTGCGCGCGACCTTCGCCGCCCTGAAGACCACGGGGGCGAGCTTCGAGTACGAGACCTGCGACGTGCGCGATCGCTCGGCCTTCGGGCGCCTGATCGACTCCGTCTACGAGCGCCACGGCCGCATCGACCTGGTGATCCACGGCGCCGGGGTGCTCGACGACCGGCTCCTGCGCGACAAGGACGCCGAGGGCTTCCAGCGGGTGGTCGACACCAAGGTCGAGGGGGCGCTCACCCTCGAGGCGCACCTCAAGCCCGACATCGGGCAGGTCGTCTTCTTCGGCAGCGTCAGCGGCGCCTTCGGCAACCGCGGGCAGGCCGACTACGCCGCCGCCAACGACGTCCTCGACAAGCTCGCCACCTCGATGAACCGCCGCCTCGAGGGGCGCGTGCTCTCCATCGACTGGGGCCCCTGGGGCGGAGGCGAGGGGATGATCGACGCGACCCTGGAGAAGGAGTACGCCCGCCGCGGCATCGGCCTCATCGCCCCCGAGGACGGCGTGCGCTGCCTCCTCGAGGAGCTCGCGCGCGAGGACGACGGCCCCCAGGTCCTCTACCTGCGCTCGGATCCCGAGCGCTTCGACTGA